From a single Eleginops maclovinus isolate JMC-PN-2008 ecotype Puerto Natales chromosome 18, JC_Emac_rtc_rv5, whole genome shotgun sequence genomic region:
- the lamtor1 gene encoding ragulator complex protein LAMTOR1 → MGCCYSSENETQEQRNERKPLIPHPDPVSKPPNGTDWITTSVPSAKTDEQALLTSILTKTAQNIIDVSAADSVMMEQHEYMDKARQYSTKLAVLSNSLPQRKALALPSLTSQPHQVLASDLVPYSDVQQISKIAAYAYSAISQIKVDAKEELVVQFAIP, encoded by the exons ATGGGGTGCTGTTACAGCAGCGAGAACGAGACCCAAGAGCAG CGTAATGAACGTAAGCCGCTGATCCCCCACCCGGACCCTGTCAGTAAACCGCCAAATGGGACAGACTGGATCACTACCAGTGTCCCCTCGGCGAAGACAGATGAACAGGCCCTACTTACATCCATCCTCACCAAGACGGCACA GAACATCATTGATGTCTCAGCAGCTGACTCTGTCATGATGGAGCAGCATGAATACATGGACAAAGCTCGACAATACAG tacTAAGCTGGCTGTGTTGAGTAACAGTCTGCCCCAGAGGAAAGCACTCGCTCTCCCCTCCCTCACCAGCCAGCCCCACCAAGTGCTTGCGAGTGACCTGGTACCATACTCAGATGTTCAGCAG aTATCCAAGATAGCAGCTTACGCTTACAGTGCAATTTCACAAATCAAAGTGGATGC
- the LOC134880191 gene encoding LOW QUALITY PROTEIN: secreted frizzled-related protein 2-like (The sequence of the model RefSeq protein was modified relative to this genomic sequence to represent the inferred CDS: inserted 1 base in 1 codon), which translates to MPVKSRQKSSNSTECTRFSGETXTTMLVSVLCFILLFGGVTHASDTAAPAQLGPPSLGFSSSVRSVCKPIPSTLSLCHGIGYRQMRIPNLLGHDTLREAQQQSAAWLPLISKLCHRDSKKFLCSLFAPVCLPELSGPVSPCRSLCEAVRDGCVPVMSAFGFPWPEMFNCTRFPRGTELCIPASGEHEGRTAEEVRHEEALKGSVICDACSLAAEGESDIQENFCLSPYAFKMRLGSVSMVGGDRQLVPTARSRILRWAGGGAERAEGIGGAMAHSALWLQEGGTCTCPGLDSVVTNEDGGLEEGQMDKTKAKEGEKEVKGAKSGWYLALAQAEEGRLVLTRLVRWTRGDKELKKFIRAMLKQSCTVM; encoded by the exons ATGCCGGTCAAGTCCAGACAGAAGAGCAGCAACTCTACAGAGTGCACTCGGTTCTCTGGTGAAA AAACAACAATGTTAGTTTCTGTGCTCTGCTTTATTCTGCTGTTTGGAGGAGTCACCCATGCCTCTGACACCGCGGCTCCTGCCCAACTCGGGCCGCCGTCACTGGGATTCAGTTCCTCGGTCCGCTCGGTGTGTAAACCCATCCCGAGCACCCTGTCGCTGTGCCACGGGATCGGCTACAGGCAAATGCGGATCCCCAACTTGCTCGGCCATGACACCCTGAGGGAGGCCCAGCAGCAGTCGGCAGCCTGGCTGCCCCTCATCTCCAAGCTGTGCCACCGGGACTCCAAGAAGTTCCTATGCTCGCTGTTTGCTCCGGTGTGCCTGCCGGAGCTCAGCGGGCCAGTCAGCCCCTGCAGGAGCCTGTGCGAGGCCGTGCGGGACGGCTGCGTGCCCGTGATGAGTGCCTTCGGGTTCCCGTGGCCGGAGATGTTTAACTGCACCCGGTTTCCGCGCGGGACCGAGCTGTGTATACCGGCATCCGGAGAGCACGAGGGACGGACGGCGGAGGAGGTCAGGCACGAGGAGGCGCTGAAAG GGAGTGTTATCTGTGATGCCTGCAGTCTGGCTGCTGAAGGGGAATCTGACATCCAAGAAAACTTCTGCCTAAGTCCATATg CTTTTAAGATGCGTCTGGGCAGTGTGTCGATGGTAGGAGGAGACCGTCAGCTGGTGCCTACGGCCCGCAGCCGCATCCTGAGGTGGGCAGGGGGAGGTGCAGAGAGGGCAGAAGGGATAGGAGGCGCGATGGCCCACAGTGCTTTGTGGCTGCAAGAAGGAGGCACCTGTACTTGTCCTGGTTTAGACTCTGTAGTGACAAATGAAGACGGAGGGTTAGAGGAGGGACAGAtggataaaacaaaagcaaaagaaggagaaaaggagGTGAAAGGGGCCAAGAGTGGATGGTACCTGGCTCTGGCTCAGGCTGAAGAGGGAAGACTAGTGCTGACTCGACTGGTGAGGTGGACCAGAGGGGACAAAGAACTGAAGAAGTTCATCAGAGCGATGCTCAAACAGTCCTGTACAGTGATGTAG